A region of Paenibacillus sp. JNUCC-31 DNA encodes the following proteins:
- a CDS encoding disulfide oxidoreductase, which yields MSTPVEPERPARNVDTRLFIAWAVSVIATGGSLYFSEIKGYIPCDLCWFQRIFMYPLTILLGIAYFKDDVGITKYVLPLSFIGGGISLYHVTIQRIYSATGNSVACGQIPCYTDYLNWFGFITIPLLALIAFIIIIVMLWGIGRTPKSSS from the coding sequence ATGAGTACACCTGTAGAGCCCGAGCGTCCGGCGAGAAATGTGGACACCCGGTTATTTATTGCCTGGGCCGTATCGGTCATTGCGACTGGAGGCAGCCTTTATTTTAGTGAGATTAAGGGATATATTCCTTGTGATCTGTGCTGGTTTCAACGTATTTTTATGTACCCTCTAACGATTTTACTGGGAATTGCCTATTTCAAGGATGATGTGGGCATCACCAAATACGTCCTGCCGCTTAGCTTCATTGGAGGCGGGATCTCGTTGTACCATGTAACAATTCAGCGTATTTATTCGGCTACGGGTAATTCAGTGGCATGTGGACAGATTCCGTGTTATACCGATTATTTGAACTGGTTTGGTTTTATTACCATTCCTTTGCTTGCACTGATCGCGTTTATCATCATTATTGTTATGCTGTGGGGAATTGGCAGAACACCAAAATCTTCTTCATAA
- a CDS encoding extracellular solute-binding protein, whose translation MYRKMMTALLALTMVAVTACSSGAKEEPSKEAAAPLTLQDGKYEPAVQMSYLRAWNDDTKFKNGETAQNNVHTKWAKERLGIDLTTPWAVSVTNDAFYTKLRLSLSANEELPDIVSIRGDYNLVRELIESGKFTDAGELFDKYASDTWKGAAESASEEWYPYMYEGKRYGIPIFDYAYNGDPVMFIREDWLKKLGLEEPKTIDELVAVMDAFTNKDPDGNGKKDTYGLTVGMKNALNTWMTESGWIFGMYNTMPGQWNLNAEGTLEYGSVQPGVKEGLATMKDWLSKGYLPKEAGVYDEIKAAELFTAGKAGIIVGPHWMPNWPIDDVKKNVDGATYKAIALPTGPTGESHHHGSGASNGVVLINKDMANPEIFFTYQNYLFDNFANPEVGSEFEHGFAQGYDFDIVDGKVLGEAEVKDGVSPLKYTITYDGARIPNLMMDTLAELATGKEPETPFEKNTKIANKPEVFAAAQVVVAHKDDAIKNKFTGAPTDTMKMKKDALDKLEKDTFSKIIYGQVDLNEFDAFVTKWKSMGGDQITTEVNEWFKTVN comes from the coding sequence ATGTATAGAAAAATGATGACTGCATTGCTTGCACTGACGATGGTTGCCGTAACGGCATGCAGCTCGGGGGCAAAGGAAGAACCGTCCAAGGAAGCGGCTGCGCCACTTACGCTGCAAGACGGTAAGTACGAACCTGCGGTTCAGATGAGCTATCTGCGAGCCTGGAATGATGATACAAAGTTCAAGAACGGAGAGACTGCACAGAACAACGTGCACACCAAATGGGCCAAAGAACGACTGGGCATCGACCTGACCACACCGTGGGCTGTGTCCGTGACCAATGATGCCTTTTACACGAAGCTTCGCCTCTCCCTGTCGGCTAACGAAGAACTGCCAGATATCGTCTCCATCCGTGGTGACTACAATCTGGTGCGTGAGTTGATTGAGTCGGGAAAATTCACCGATGCAGGTGAGCTGTTTGACAAGTATGCCTCCGATACATGGAAAGGGGCTGCTGAATCCGCCTCGGAAGAGTGGTACCCGTACATGTATGAAGGCAAACGGTACGGTATTCCGATCTTCGACTATGCCTACAACGGTGACCCGGTGATGTTTATCCGTGAAGACTGGCTGAAGAAGCTGGGGCTGGAAGAACCAAAAACAATCGATGAGCTCGTTGCAGTAATGGATGCATTTACGAATAAAGACCCGGATGGTAACGGGAAGAAAGATACGTACGGTCTGACAGTTGGCATGAAAAATGCCCTCAATACCTGGATGACTGAATCCGGCTGGATCTTCGGGATGTATAACACGATGCCGGGACAATGGAATCTGAATGCAGAAGGAACGCTGGAATACGGCTCGGTTCAACCGGGTGTGAAAGAAGGACTTGCAACGATGAAAGACTGGTTGTCCAAAGGCTATCTGCCGAAGGAAGCCGGCGTATATGACGAGATCAAGGCAGCGGAACTGTTTACAGCAGGCAAAGCCGGAATCATTGTAGGACCACACTGGATGCCGAACTGGCCGATCGATGATGTGAAGAAAAATGTGGACGGCGCTACCTACAAAGCCATCGCTCTGCCAACCGGACCTACTGGCGAGAGCCATCACCACGGTTCAGGTGCGAGCAACGGGGTCGTGTTGATTAACAAGGATATGGCGAACCCGGAAATTTTCTTCACGTATCAGAACTATTTGTTCGATAACTTTGCCAATCCGGAAGTAGGTAGCGAATTCGAACACGGCTTTGCCCAAGGCTATGACTTTGATATTGTAGACGGCAAAGTGCTTGGTGAAGCTGAAGTGAAAGATGGGGTATCCCCCCTCAAGTACACAATTACGTATGACGGTGCACGGATTCCAAACCTGATGATGGATACGTTGGCAGAACTCGCTACAGGCAAGGAGCCTGAAACACCATTTGAGAAAAATACGAAAATTGCCAACAAACCTGAAGTATTTGCTGCGGCTCAAGTCGTGGTGGCTCATAAGGATGATGCCATCAAGAACAAATTTACGGGTGCACCTACGGATACCATGAAAATGAAGAAAGACGCACTCGACAAGCTGGAAAAAGATACGTTCAGCAAAATCATATACGGTCAGGTGGACCTCAATGAATTCGACGCATTCGTGACGAAGTGGAAGTCCATGGGCGGCGACCAAATCACAACGGAAGTCAACGAATGGTTCAAAACCGTCAATTAA
- a CDS encoding nitroreductase family protein, with protein sequence MSVQTILEKRRSVRHFDSSYTIRPEVLTSLIESASKSPNGNNIQATRYLIIDEPDLQRALLPIAFNQQQVIDASALVVMLGDYRAFEPILHPSQEAQR encoded by the coding sequence ATGAGTGTACAAACCATTTTGGAAAAAAGACGTTCTGTTCGGCACTTTGATTCAAGTTATACGATACGACCTGAGGTGCTAACTTCTTTAATTGAATCTGCAAGCAAGTCACCGAATGGGAATAATATTCAAGCGACCCGGTACCTCATTATTGATGAACCCGACTTGCAAAGGGCATTGCTGCCCATAGCTTTTAATCAACAACAAGTCATAGATGCTTCAGCTTTGGTGGTCATGTTGGGAGATTATCGGGCATTTGAGCCCATTTTACATCCCAGCCAAGAAGCTCAGCGATAA
- a CDS encoding WXG100 family type VII secretion target, giving the protein MNQRIDLSPEELQQLAGEFNKASQNGHDILTQLKTMIDQSEGQWEGERQREFLQRMNDSLTSVSHYLRGLQETSNSLQQTATRFREADQSR; this is encoded by the coding sequence ATGAACCAGCGGATCGACCTATCCCCAGAGGAACTGCAGCAGCTTGCAGGTGAATTTAACAAGGCCTCGCAGAACGGGCATGATATCCTTACGCAACTCAAAACGATGATTGACCAGTCTGAGGGTCAGTGGGAAGGTGAGCGTCAGCGTGAGTTTCTACAACGAATGAATGATAGCCTGACGTCTGTTAGCCATTATTTGCGTGGTTTGCAAGAGACAAGCAATAGTCTTCAGCAAACGGCGACCCGTTTTCGTGAAGCGGATCAGTCCCGATAA
- a CDS encoding response regulator transcription factor, with translation MMNLMVVDDEHSAVESIAASIPWREHGIGHVYKAYSVKEALQQMAAHQVHIIITDIRMPGLSGLDLVSHIRQKWERTKCIILSGHASFDYAKQALRHGTVSYLLKPVRDEELIEAVQQASVQIRLEGEKQLMHQRAMYSVREHLPEKRAGLMKDVLLGHKFAESELVEKLEQLEIGFRPQDKMQLLLIRYDDPQPTHKAFQLMKYAISNVVEEIFGSSYHLCHTDDAYDDLVFMASPKQVQSEPELLMGRLGERLLHSVKQYLNATISLSVSRIGRFPEQVPQLHHQAVSALRKQAEAGKGLHLNAAAGSHGATLKSLAALYEPPGLTSLLEAGRMEDANRKIDSIFAELSDSVFPEHVYVAFHYLAAAFSYMAHREGRQLSDVLGEQYQQLLKDGYGVSLRSLEAWTRSVMEQWAQSTTDTGQESGSSMIRQVQQWIDHHLGEDLSLQVIAGEVHLHPVYLSKMYKQSTGEGISDYIIRSRMERAVHLLKHTAMKIYEVGQEVGYNNTPYFIQVFRKHYGLTPQDFRNG, from the coding sequence ATGATGAATCTAATGGTCGTGGATGATGAACATTCAGCGGTGGAATCGATTGCAGCTTCCATACCGTGGAGGGAACATGGGATTGGACATGTATATAAGGCTTACTCGGTGAAAGAGGCGTTGCAGCAAATGGCTGCACATCAGGTCCATATTATCATCACCGATATTCGTATGCCGGGTTTGTCCGGTCTGGATCTGGTGAGTCATATTCGGCAGAAGTGGGAGCGGACCAAATGTATCATTTTATCCGGGCACGCTTCCTTTGATTATGCGAAGCAGGCACTCCGTCATGGGACGGTGAGTTACTTGCTGAAGCCAGTGAGGGATGAAGAGCTGATTGAAGCTGTGCAGCAAGCCTCCGTCCAAATTCGGCTGGAGGGAGAGAAGCAGTTGATGCATCAGCGCGCCATGTATTCGGTGAGGGAGCACTTACCGGAGAAGCGGGCAGGATTAATGAAGGATGTGCTGCTGGGCCATAAATTTGCGGAGAGCGAACTTGTGGAAAAGCTGGAGCAGTTGGAGATTGGTTTTCGTCCCCAGGATAAAATGCAGCTGCTGCTCATCCGCTATGATGACCCGCAGCCAACACATAAGGCATTCCAGTTGATGAAATACGCCATCTCTAACGTGGTGGAGGAGATCTTTGGCAGCAGCTATCACCTCTGCCATACCGACGATGCGTATGACGATCTCGTCTTCATGGCAAGTCCCAAACAAGTACAGTCTGAACCGGAACTGTTAATGGGACGGCTTGGGGAACGACTGCTTCACAGTGTGAAGCAGTATTTGAACGCGACAATTTCACTGTCGGTCAGCCGGATAGGCCGTTTTCCAGAGCAGGTTCCGCAGCTGCACCATCAGGCTGTAAGTGCCTTGCGCAAGCAGGCGGAAGCGGGCAAAGGACTGCATCTCAATGCGGCTGCCGGCTCCCATGGAGCAACATTGAAATCCCTTGCGGCGCTGTATGAGCCACCCGGATTGACCTCGCTGCTGGAAGCAGGGCGGATGGAGGATGCCAATCGCAAGATTGATTCGATTTTTGCCGAGTTATCGGATAGTGTGTTCCCCGAGCATGTTTATGTTGCCTTTCACTATCTCGCGGCCGCATTCTCGTACATGGCTCATCGGGAGGGCAGACAATTGTCCGATGTCCTTGGTGAGCAGTATCAGCAGCTGTTGAAGGACGGGTATGGCGTGTCACTGCGCAGTCTGGAGGCATGGACCCGGAGCGTGATGGAACAGTGGGCTCAAAGTACAACCGACACGGGTCAGGAAAGTGGATCCAGCATGATCAGGCAGGTCCAGCAATGGATTGACCATCATCTGGGCGAAGATCTGTCCTTGCAGGTGATTGCCGGGGAGGTGCATCTGCACCCGGTATACTTGTCCAAAATGTATAAACAATCGACGGGTGAAGGTATCAGTGATTACATTATCCGATCCCGAATGGAGCGTGCAGTTCACTTGCTGAAGCACACGGCAATGAAGATTTATGAAGTCGGTCAGGAAGTGGGATATAACAATACCCCTTATTTCATTCAGGTATTCCGCAAACATTATGGTCTGACCCCGCAGGATTTTCGGAACGGTTAA
- a CDS encoding DUF6138 family protein, with translation MSTFHDQAMEEMIAVIHEWFDEQLKRSDLEKAVKRTTLQMGIFNDILLDYRPGRTTVDSVDLGLDEGLKSKNPGPFTEEQVRNEIQPRLVAVVQGRLDELANTPLIDYRFTFRGKFPTTEGKLQVTMLEYINEGKRQQLLERIHTYVDQKLLKGSYPTKPLESFFLTRHLLDPKLFPELDVAWTITQYDRIQELNKGRQEALAEHRGDIIRAITSWAENHFLPRYFDVQPSAYSDNKYTLKPGASLGGEPSPSEHGEHVAQPIDLLLYVAVMILRYEPSYSKPKGLNFLELAKQLGSNRAARMMTEGSGTYAEDDIHLKNEQVECTANDVFSMITIIIRKEEAAAYEQAIDFIIRLLKQGFPKSYKIKLKSSVKQYLPIKGLAKSDTHRFFANALEYPELHPLLEEYARAAIEEFEFYADTEGEKNCMPGSYATFGLGLADKQYFPLVEYYMGVVDDEHQLVQDKFTVAFAEVHGVTASVIPALVACLRRSTDSLKLKIQPELEDEEKLELLVQSLQGMKTYEVERVLYPIWGKVEKLATLSRKAEGRRKELLLELLKAAGK, from the coding sequence ATGAGTACATTCCATGATCAGGCAATGGAAGAGATGATTGCGGTAATTCATGAATGGTTTGATGAACAGCTGAAGCGGAGTGACCTTGAAAAGGCTGTCAAGCGAACAACGCTGCAAATGGGGATCTTTAATGATATTTTGCTGGATTACAGACCTGGACGGACCACGGTAGACAGTGTGGATCTTGGATTGGATGAGGGATTAAAATCGAAGAACCCCGGTCCTTTTACCGAGGAACAGGTGCGAAATGAGATTCAACCCAGGCTTGTAGCGGTTGTTCAGGGGAGATTGGACGAGCTGGCGAATACACCGTTGATTGACTATCGGTTTACCTTTCGAGGGAAATTCCCAACGACAGAAGGAAAGCTGCAAGTGACCATGCTCGAATATATCAACGAAGGGAAAAGGCAGCAGTTACTTGAGCGCATTCATACATACGTAGACCAGAAGCTGCTGAAAGGTTCATATCCAACCAAGCCGTTGGAATCCTTTTTTCTGACGCGTCACCTGCTTGACCCGAAATTGTTCCCTGAACTGGACGTAGCGTGGACTATAACGCAATATGATCGCATACAGGAGTTAAACAAAGGGCGTCAAGAAGCCCTGGCGGAGCATCGTGGTGATATTATTCGTGCCATAACCTCATGGGCAGAGAATCATTTTTTGCCACGCTACTTTGATGTGCAGCCTTCTGCGTACAGCGACAATAAATATACACTTAAGCCAGGTGCTTCTTTGGGGGGGGAGCCGTCTCCGAGTGAGCATGGGGAGCATGTGGCACAGCCCATTGATCTGCTGTTATATGTGGCCGTGATGATTCTCCGTTATGAGCCTAGCTACAGTAAACCGAAGGGGCTCAACTTTCTGGAGCTGGCGAAACAGCTTGGCAGTAACCGAGCAGCGCGCATGATGACGGAAGGTAGCGGAACCTATGCCGAGGATGATATCCATTTGAAAAATGAGCAGGTGGAATGCACAGCCAACGATGTGTTCTCGATGATTACCATCATCATTCGCAAGGAAGAAGCAGCTGCCTACGAACAAGCCATTGATTTTATTATCCGTTTGCTGAAGCAGGGCTTTCCGAAAAGTTACAAGATCAAGCTCAAGTCCAGCGTGAAGCAGTATCTGCCTATTAAAGGTCTCGCGAAGTCGGATACACATCGATTTTTCGCAAACGCACTGGAGTACCCGGAGCTGCATCCGCTGCTTGAAGAATATGCACGTGCAGCAATCGAAGAGTTCGAATTTTATGCGGATACAGAGGGTGAAAAGAACTGTATGCCAGGCAGTTATGCAACCTTTGGACTTGGACTGGCAGATAAGCAGTATTTCCCTTTGGTTGAATATTACATGGGTGTAGTGGATGATGAGCACCAGTTGGTACAGGATAAATTCACCGTTGCCTTTGCTGAGGTACATGGTGTAACGGCCAGCGTCATACCTGCATTAGTTGCCTGTTTGCGTCGTTCTACGGATTCCCTGAAGCTGAAGATCCAGCCAGAACTGGAGGATGAGGAGAAACTTGAACTTCTGGTCCAATCGCTGCAAGGAATGAAAACCTATGAAGTGGAGCGTGTGCTGTATCCGATCTGGGGCAAGGTAGAGAAGCTTGCAACGTTATCACGCAAGGCAGAGGGAAGACGGAAAGAATTGTTGTTGGAGCTGTTAAAGGCCGCAGGGAAATAA
- a CDS encoding DUF4176 domain-containing protein: MEKETSTLLPNGSVILLKEGTKKLVIYGRKQMLMTEPPRQFDYIGCLYPEGYINADYTYVFNHEDIEEIIFRGYADEEEEAFAVSLSES; the protein is encoded by the coding sequence ATGGAAAAAGAAACATCCACTTTACTGCCCAATGGCTCCGTCATCCTTTTGAAAGAAGGCACCAAAAAGCTGGTCATCTATGGACGCAAGCAAATGTTGATGACGGAACCACCACGTCAGTTCGATTATATTGGCTGTTTGTACCCTGAAGGGTATATCAATGCGGATTATACGTATGTATTTAATCATGAAGATATCGAAGAGATCATTTTCAGGGGTTATGCAGATGAGGAAGAAGAGGCGTTTGCTGTAAGTTTGAGTGAATCATAG
- a CDS encoding copper amine oxidase N-terminal domain-containing protein — MERRIGATVKWDKKAQQVTVMAGKDTLKFWVNNNVMEVNGMKKNVGATVFVNKDGRTQVPLRFIAELLGWDVKWAQMPDNLPT; from the coding sequence ATGGAGCGGAGAATTGGTGCAACCGTGAAATGGGATAAAAAAGCACAACAAGTAACCGTCATGGCTGGTAAGGATACACTGAAATTTTGGGTAAACAACAACGTTATGGAAGTGAACGGCATGAAGAAAAACGTTGGAGCAACGGTCTTTGTTAACAAAGATGGACGTACGCAAGTACCGCTGCGTTTTATCGCTGAGCTTCTTGGCTGGGATGTAAAATGGGCTCAAATGCCCGATAATCTCCCAACATGA
- a CDS encoding stalk domain-containing protein, with protein MKKNLKKSAATMMVLGMTLTGATGVFAGTQLEKISAYLNHGISFNVDGAAYSPTDGNGKKLAPITYNNSTYLPVRAIADALHVPVSYDGKKGQVIIGETPSNPSTLSNVTYSAAQKEAIQKAFAQFDGFETAYAPQQMVAGDTFKSVGAGGDGVSFTFNHMKVDVSPRDYSDGYNGKDVKLSNGVTAKWYTPDQTGMLTFKLDDRYVTISSPDHKLSQAQLQQVAVSVQKVQGNNQGVTGFADVKYTQEQSAAIRKAFAKFQGFETAYAPQHMIAGDSFKSVAAGGDGVNFVFNHMNVTVSPKDYSFSYDGKNVKLPNGVTAKWYTPDQTDMLTFKLDDRYVTLSSPKNALTHTQLEQMAVSVQKVK; from the coding sequence ATGAAAAAAAACCTAAAGAAATCTGCAGCAACGATGATGGTACTGGGCATGACTTTAACAGGAGCAACGGGAGTATTCGCAGGAACACAACTGGAGAAAATCTCGGCATACCTCAACCATGGGATCAGCTTCAATGTAGACGGTGCGGCGTACTCACCAACGGATGGAAACGGCAAGAAACTGGCTCCAATCACTTACAACAATTCAACTTATCTGCCTGTACGTGCCATTGCTGATGCCCTGCATGTACCTGTATCGTATGACGGTAAAAAAGGACAGGTTATCATCGGAGAAACGCCAAGCAATCCTTCCACATTGAGCAATGTAACCTATAGCGCAGCGCAAAAAGAAGCCATCCAAAAGGCATTTGCACAGTTCGATGGTTTCGAGACAGCATACGCTCCTCAACAGATGGTTGCAGGTGATACTTTTAAAAGTGTAGGCGCTGGCGGCGATGGAGTAAGCTTTACTTTTAACCATATGAAAGTGGATGTGTCTCCAAGAGATTATTCGGACGGTTACAATGGCAAAGACGTTAAACTGTCCAATGGTGTCACAGCCAAATGGTACACACCCGATCAAACGGGTATGCTCACGTTCAAACTGGATGATCGTTATGTCACAATAAGCTCACCTGACCATAAGCTATCTCAGGCTCAGTTGCAGCAAGTGGCTGTATCTGTGCAAAAGGTTCAAGGCAATAATCAGGGTGTTACAGGCTTCGCTGATGTGAAATATACCCAAGAGCAGTCAGCTGCCATCCGCAAAGCCTTTGCCAAATTCCAAGGATTCGAGACTGCTTACGCACCACAACACATGATTGCCGGGGATTCATTCAAAAGTGTGGCTGCTGGTGGGGATGGTGTAAACTTTGTCTTCAATCACATGAATGTCACTGTGTCACCTAAAGACTATTCCTTCAGCTATGATGGAAAAAATGTTAAACTGCCTAACGGTGTTACCGCCAAGTGGTATACACCGGATCAAACCGACATGCTGACATTCAAACTGGATGATCGCTATGTGACCCTCAGCTCACCAAAAAACGCATTGACTCACACACAGCTGGAGCAAATGGCGGTATCTGTGCAAAAAGTGAAATAA
- a CDS encoding sensor histidine kinase, producing MKFTVFSKTVMLLVCLLVPILLLYTYANQANVDMIVEEKQQSSLSQFNYFSSQVDKNIEQLSLYGLTLLRDPSILHYRYMTESTSQYEKNSIYLDILDKLSLYQSTSRWKNDITIVLPQAELVLSTKASRTVYNENMLKFPQPGQWQLDQAGFTYFFTDNYEWNAKPVTTGVRTVMEINFDPMNIVAMLDDFKEAQGGDPFLYVPGNEPLLNRSADPELMQAIMEDMPLNGLGSEGNHQLEVGGKKYLVSYVLSKQLNGIYVNPVVLDDLLTPMDKSRNMFITSILLLLVLSIGAALLLYRKVQVPIQRLMRGLQQIRKGQLSTRIPVDHSRDEFAYLTQSFNHMAEQIQELIEKVYEERIRSREATLKHLQSQINPHFLYNCLFYIKNMTQLGNREAVIAMSLSLGDYYRYITRDENDMTTVEEEIRLLDNYLSIQQMRTNRLSYEIAVPQELLQQHIPRLLIQPIVENAVIHGIEPMEGSGHIVVTGMAAQEQIDGRQYTRYSLFVDNDGVTLTPEEIAGLEREINEPMGEEIGTGTWNVHQRLVTRYGHSSGLHFGAIPYGGLSVEIRWFEEEHPNDESNGRG from the coding sequence ATGAAATTTACAGTATTCTCAAAAACAGTTATGCTGCTGGTCTGTTTGCTGGTACCGATTCTGCTGCTCTATACCTACGCAAATCAGGCGAATGTGGACATGATCGTGGAGGAGAAACAACAGTCCAGCTTGAGTCAGTTCAACTATTTTAGCTCTCAGGTGGATAAAAATATTGAGCAGCTCTCGCTTTATGGGCTTACTTTGCTGCGCGATCCAAGCATTTTGCACTATCGTTACATGACAGAATCAACCAGCCAGTATGAGAAAAACAGCATCTATCTCGATATTCTCGACAAACTGTCGCTGTACCAGTCCACCAGCCGCTGGAAGAACGATATTACTATTGTGCTTCCTCAGGCAGAGTTGGTATTATCCACCAAGGCGAGTCGAACCGTCTACAATGAGAACATGTTGAAGTTTCCCCAACCTGGACAGTGGCAATTGGATCAGGCGGGGTTTACGTATTTCTTCACGGATAATTATGAATGGAATGCTAAGCCGGTAACTACGGGTGTTCGAACCGTGATGGAGATCAACTTTGATCCCATGAATATTGTAGCCATGCTGGACGACTTCAAGGAGGCGCAAGGGGGGGACCCTTTCCTTTATGTGCCGGGTAATGAACCGTTATTAAACCGCAGTGCGGACCCTGAACTGATGCAAGCCATCATGGAGGACATGCCGTTAAACGGACTGGGCAGCGAGGGTAACCATCAGCTGGAGGTGGGGGGCAAGAAGTACTTGGTCAGTTATGTGCTCTCCAAACAGCTGAACGGAATTTATGTTAACCCGGTGGTCCTGGATGATCTGCTCACGCCGATGGACAAGAGCCGGAATATGTTCATTACTTCGATTTTGCTGCTGCTTGTGCTTAGTATTGGGGCTGCGCTGTTGTTATACCGAAAGGTACAGGTGCCGATACAACGTTTGATGAGAGGGCTGCAGCAGATTCGCAAAGGACAGCTGTCCACAAGAATCCCGGTTGATCACTCCCGGGATGAATTCGCGTATCTGACCCAGAGCTTCAATCACATGGCTGAGCAGATTCAGGAGCTGATCGAAAAGGTATACGAGGAACGCATTCGTTCACGGGAAGCGACGTTGAAACATCTGCAATCGCAGATTAATCCTCATTTCCTGTACAATTGCCTGTTTTATATTAAAAATATGACGCAGCTGGGCAACCGCGAAGCGGTTATTGCCATGTCGCTCAGTCTGGGTGACTACTATCGCTACATCACGCGTGATGAGAATGACATGACAACTGTGGAAGAGGAGATACGACTGCTGGACAATTATTTGTCCATCCAACAGATGCGCACCAATCGTTTGTCGTATGAGATTGCCGTACCGCAAGAACTGTTGCAGCAGCACATTCCTAGGCTGCTGATCCAGCCTATTGTGGAGAATGCAGTCATTCACGGCATTGAACCGATGGAGGGCAGCGGTCACATCGTGGTTACAGGCATGGCTGCACAAGAGCAAATCGATGGAAGGCAGTACACACGATACAGTCTGTTTGTCGACAACGACGGTGTCACCCTGACACCGGAAGAGATTGCGGGACTGGAACGGGAAATCAATGAACCCATGGGTGAAGAAATTGGCACAGGCACCTGGAATGTACACCAGCGGCTCGTTACGCGATATGGTCATTCTTCGGGGCTTCATTTTGGAGCGATCCCCTATGGGGGACTCAGTGTGGAAATACGATGGTTTGAGGAGGAACATCCTAATGATGAATCTAATGGTCGTGGATGA
- a CDS encoding winged helix-turn-helix transcriptional regulator, which yields MVKFNTGINIFMDIAGGKWKCLILFFLSQQSVRTKEFYEWIPGITQKVLTDQLKQLENDGLVRREIFKEVPPKVEYSLTDLGRSFVPVLNTMCDWGNTYARSKGMEQDEHIQCDHK from the coding sequence TTGGTTAAATTCAATACTGGAATAAATATTTTTATGGATATCGCCGGCGGGAAATGGAAGTGTCTTATCCTTTTTTTTCTGAGTCAACAATCGGTAAGAACCAAAGAATTCTACGAATGGATACCTGGAATCACGCAAAAGGTCTTAACTGATCAATTGAAACAGCTGGAGAACGATGGACTTGTCCGTAGGGAAATATTCAAGGAGGTTCCGCCCAAAGTGGAATATAGTTTGACTGATCTTGGACGATCTTTTGTTCCGGTATTGAACACGATGTGTGACTGGGGGAATACATACGCAAGGTCAAAAGGAATGGAACAGGATGAACACATTCAATGCGATCATAAATGA